A portion of the Adhaeribacter radiodurans genome contains these proteins:
- a CDS encoding sensor histidine kinase, with amino-acid sequence MIPIYSKKTRLKLVIIVIALLIGAATVIYSNILVSKLSEIERQRIALYARGLRFMIDSESDDNKVFIQEEIIDANKTIPVILTDGDENVQDSKNIPLPKNISEKKKRQILERELAIMKEQHSPILVDYGPSKNYIFYKDSALLSQLRYYPYVQLTVIACFSLMAYFAFSYSRKAEQNRVWVGLAKETAHQLGTPLSSLMAWYEYLKASPNFQNEPIVEELGKDVRRLEIITERFSNIGSVPTLRDENILRVTENAISYLQNRVSKKVAFSVKADFPSDTPAKVNIPLFEWVIENICKNAIDAMEGKGSIDVRLSFAGKNKNNVAIDIKDTGKGIPKSKLNDVFLPGYTTKKRGWGLGLALAKRIIENYHQGRLYVKWSELGKGTMFRVMLNR; translated from the coding sequence ATGATACCAATTTATTCCAAAAAAACCAGATTAAAGTTAGTTATTATAGTTATTGCTTTACTCATTGGAGCGGCAACTGTTATTTACAGTAACATTCTGGTAAGTAAACTATCGGAAATCGAAAGACAACGAATAGCTCTATATGCCAGAGGGTTACGCTTTATGATTGATAGCGAGAGTGATGACAATAAGGTTTTCATTCAGGAAGAAATTATTGATGCAAATAAAACAATTCCGGTAATATTAACCGACGGCGACGAAAACGTACAAGATTCTAAGAATATTCCACTGCCTAAAAACATCTCTGAAAAAAAAAAGCGGCAAATATTAGAACGTGAACTGGCCATAATGAAGGAGCAGCATAGTCCTATTCTGGTTGATTATGGTCCGAGTAAAAATTACATTTTTTACAAAGATTCGGCTTTGCTTTCGCAGTTGCGTTATTATCCATACGTGCAGTTAACTGTAATTGCTTGCTTTTCCCTGATGGCTTATTTTGCTTTTAGTTATTCCCGTAAAGCCGAGCAAAACCGGGTTTGGGTGGGTTTAGCTAAAGAAACAGCGCACCAATTGGGTACGCCACTTTCCTCCCTTATGGCTTGGTACGAATATTTAAAAGCCAGCCCCAATTTTCAGAATGAACCTATTGTAGAAGAGCTGGGTAAAGACGTGCGCCGGCTCGAAATTATAACGGAACGATTTAGTAATATAGGCTCTGTACCGACATTAAGAGACGAGAACATTTTGCGGGTTACCGAAAATGCCATTAGCTACCTCCAAAATAGAGTATCCAAAAAAGTAGCCTTTAGCGTAAAAGCCGATTTTCCGTCGGATACTCCGGCCAAGGTAAATATACCATTGTTTGAATGGGTAATTGAAAATATTTGTAAGAACGCCATTGATGCCATGGAAGGCAAAGGCAGTATTGATGTACGTTTATCGTTTGCTGGTAAAAACAAAAATAATGTAGCAATTGATATTAAAGATACCGGCAAGGGCATCCCTAAAAGTAAACTGAACGATGTTTTTTTGCCGGGATACACCACTAAAAAACGTGGCTGGGGGCTTGGATTGGCCTTAGCGAAACGGATTATTGAAAATTACCACCAAGGCCGCTTATACGTAAAATGGTCGGAGTTGGGCAAAGGCACTATGTTCCGGGTAATGTTAAACCGGTAA
- a CDS encoding amino acid permease, translating into MNIRNLFRKKDIASIVAEFDRSEALHTTGGLVRNLTLRDLTSLGIAAVIGAGIFSTIGNASAAGGPAVSLLFVFTAVACAFSAMCYAQFASTVPVSGSAYTYAYTSFGELIAWIIGWDLLMEYCIGNIAVAISWSDYLTSFLSGFNLNIPLYLTMDYLSASRGHSAVTELLTQGKTLADASPALQDAYRAWQMAPSFGPIRVVADIPALLITILITYLVYVGIKESKRTANLLVLLKLLVILMVIVVGAFYVQPANWSPFAPNGISGVLKGVSAVFFAYIGFDAISTTAEECTNPQRDLPKAMIYALIICTFLYVTITLVLTGMVPYTELGIGDPLAYVFERLNLNVLSGIVAFSAVIAMTSVLLVFQIGQPRIWMTMSRDGLLPRFFSKIHPKYKTPYFATIVSGMVVGIPALFMNLTEVTDLTSIGTLFAFVLVCGGILLIDHDQARPPGTKGFRVPYYNSKFILPLLIITGILLALYFNPVGVKHFFSSSDGTNAGWDVVKHRLPLYGFFIVCLVMTYYAFTKNLSLIPVLGLLTNLYLMTELGITNWSRFLMWLALGLIIYFSYSYRHSKLNYSTTNNNSDSATSAKIS; encoded by the coding sequence ATGAACATTAGAAATCTTTTTCGGAAAAAAGATATAGCCTCCATTGTTGCCGAATTTGATCGTAGCGAAGCCTTGCATACAACCGGTGGGTTGGTGCGCAATCTAACTTTAAGGGATTTAACTTCACTGGGAATTGCGGCTGTAATTGGCGCCGGAATTTTTAGCACCATAGGAAATGCCAGCGCAGCAGGTGGTCCGGCCGTTTCGCTTTTATTTGTTTTTACGGCAGTTGCGTGTGCTTTTTCTGCTATGTGCTATGCCCAATTTGCTTCTACTGTGCCCGTTTCAGGTAGTGCTTATACCTATGCTTATACTTCTTTCGGCGAATTAATTGCCTGGATTATAGGTTGGGATTTACTCATGGAATACTGCATTGGCAATATTGCGGTAGCTATATCGTGGTCGGATTATCTTACTTCTTTTTTAAGTGGTTTTAATTTAAATATTCCTTTGTACCTAACTATGGATTATTTATCGGCTTCCCGGGGCCACTCAGCCGTTACAGAACTATTAACGCAAGGTAAAACCCTGGCCGATGCCAGCCCCGCACTGCAAGATGCGTATCGTGCTTGGCAAATGGCGCCCAGCTTTGGTCCTATCAGGGTTGTTGCCGATATTCCGGCTTTGCTCATTACTATATTAATTACCTACCTGGTTTATGTGGGAATTAAAGAATCAAAGCGAACTGCTAATTTGTTGGTGCTCCTTAAGCTATTAGTAATTTTAATGGTAATTGTGGTAGGCGCTTTTTACGTGCAGCCGGCTAATTGGAGCCCTTTTGCCCCGAATGGAATTAGTGGAGTTTTAAAAGGTGTATCTGCTGTCTTTTTCGCCTATATCGGTTTCGATGCTATTTCTACTACGGCCGAAGAATGTACAAATCCGCAGCGCGATTTACCTAAAGCCATGATTTACGCGCTTATTATTTGTACTTTTTTGTACGTTACCATTACCCTGGTTTTAACAGGTATGGTTCCTTATACCGAATTAGGCATTGGCGACCCCTTGGCTTACGTTTTTGAACGATTAAATTTAAATGTATTATCGGGTATTGTGGCTTTTAGTGCGGTAATCGCCATGACGAGTGTATTGCTGGTCTTTCAGATTGGCCAGCCCCGTATTTGGATGACAATGAGCCGCGATGGTTTACTACCTCGTTTCTTTTCAAAAATTCACCCGAAATACAAAACGCCTTACTTTGCTACTATTGTTTCGGGCATGGTGGTAGGTATACCGGCCTTGTTTATGAACTTAACCGAGGTTACCGATTTAACGAGTATCGGCACCTTGTTCGCCTTTGTTTTGGTTTGCGGTGGTATTTTACTCATCGACCATGACCAGGCTCGGCCACCAGGCACCAAAGGATTTAGAGTACCTTATTATAACTCTAAATTTATACTTCCATTATTAATAATTACAGGTATTTTGCTGGCATTGTATTTTAATCCGGTGGGAGTGAAACACTTCTTCAGTTCGAGTGATGGCACAAACGCTGGCTGGGATGTTGTGAAACACCGGTTACCTTTGTACGGCTTTTTTATAGTATGCCTGGTGATGACCTACTATGCTTTTACTAAAAACTTATCTCTGATACCTGTATTAGGGCTGCTTACCAATTTATACTTGATGACCGAATTAGGTATTACTAACTGGAGCCGTTTTTTAATGTGGTTAGCGTTAGGATTAATTATCTACTTTAGCTACAGTTACCGGCACAGTAAATTAAATTATTCGACAACTAATAATAATTCTGATTCAGCTACTTCCGCTAAAATATCATAA
- a CDS encoding PAS domain-containing protein produces the protein MRNALNEVALAQVSTIIVIDSQGFILEANENFCQISQYTASELIGQPICTIQTEPQSELFLTDLASISGVSCRRDIKIKAKNNSYVWLDTTIVPLPDANSQVTSFLYNCFDITSKKEAEAKLIRQVQKYNFMVEHNPDGYVNVNAGWQITDCNKVMEGIIGLTREQSIGRDFIQIFVSGTDGADKCPNLERALYEQEPTSFEVFCPARKIWFEINVYPDGIGLALTFRDITQLKINIQKIKRSEQQLRAILQSTVSAFFFLGLDMRIISFNEEARQSIKRMYNKELHEGDDIRLYSFEKDTRAITESFQNALLGRPVEIERKTQIAGKTEWYWMTYFPVFDEDQRIIGVVLNAANINNLKLFETETLQTNERFRLAAKATKDAIYDWNIEQNTFKRYEAFYEMFGYQPQEVESSLSWWAQQIHPDDRVSVVNSLNQAILDKQKHWQAEYRFKCCNNSYKFVYDRGYIVYTETDTPTRMIGALQDIQQVKEIELKITQQNEQLREIAFSQSHEVRRPVANILGLLQCLNKDEFKSENQQVLLYMEQTTKELDQLIRKIVDKAYHT, from the coding sequence ATGAGAAATGCTTTAAATGAGGTGGCACTCGCTCAGGTAAGTACAATTATAGTTATTGATTCGCAAGGCTTTATCTTAGAAGCAAATGAGAATTTTTGTCAAATTAGCCAGTATACCGCGTCTGAATTAATTGGTCAGCCAATCTGTACTATTCAAACAGAACCTCAATCTGAACTGTTTTTAACTGACTTGGCCTCCATTTCTGGCGTTAGTTGCCGCCGTGACATTAAAATAAAAGCTAAAAACAATAGTTACGTATGGCTCGACACTACTATTGTTCCTCTGCCGGATGCCAACAGCCAAGTAACAAGCTTTCTTTATAACTGTTTCGACATTACCTCTAAAAAAGAAGCAGAAGCCAAATTAATCCGGCAAGTTCAAAAATATAATTTCATGGTAGAGCATAACCCGGATGGCTACGTTAATGTAAATGCTGGCTGGCAAATTACTGATTGCAACAAAGTAATGGAAGGAATTATCGGCCTGACCCGGGAGCAGAGTATAGGTCGTGATTTTATTCAGATTTTTGTATCCGGTACGGATGGCGCAGATAAATGCCCTAATTTAGAAAGAGCTTTATATGAGCAAGAGCCAACCAGTTTTGAGGTATTTTGTCCGGCTCGTAAAATTTGGTTTGAAATAAATGTTTACCCAGATGGTATAGGTTTGGCTTTAACCTTCCGTGATATTACTCAGCTAAAAATAAACATCCAGAAAATTAAGCGTTCGGAACAGCAACTCCGGGCAATTTTACAAAGCACGGTTTCTGCTTTTTTCTTTCTTGGCTTAGATATGCGCATTATTAGCTTTAATGAGGAGGCCAGGCAAAGCATAAAACGCATGTACAATAAAGAACTTCACGAAGGAGATGATATCCGGCTGTATAGCTTTGAAAAAGATACCCGGGCAATAACCGAAAGTTTTCAGAATGCTTTATTAGGAAGACCAGTAGAAATTGAGCGTAAAACTCAGATAGCTGGCAAGACGGAATGGTATTGGATGACGTATTTCCCCGTTTTTGATGAAGATCAACGGATAATTGGCGTAGTTCTGAATGCCGCTAACATCAACAACCTTAAATTATTTGAAACGGAAACTTTGCAGACTAATGAACGGTTCCGGTTAGCCGCCAAAGCTACGAAAGATGCTATTTACGATTGGAACATAGAGCAAAATACGTTTAAAAGGTACGAAGCTTTTTATGAGATGTTCGGGTACCAGCCCCAGGAAGTAGAAAGCTCTTTAAGTTGGTGGGCGCAGCAAATTCATCCGGACGATAGGGTGTCGGTGGTAAACAGTTTAAATCAGGCTATTTTAGATAAACAAAAGCATTGGCAAGCCGAATACCGTTTTAAGTGCTGCAACAACAGTTATAAATTTGTGTACGACCGGGGCTACATTGTTTACACAGAAACCGATACCCCTACCCGAATGATTGGAGCCTTGCAAGACATACAGCAAGTAAAAGAAATTGAACTTAAAATAACCCAACAAAACGAACAACTCCGCGAAATTGCTTTTTCGCAATCGCACGAAGTAAGACGGCCAGTGGCTAATATTTTAGGTTTATTGCAATGCTTAAATAAAGATGAATTTAAATCGGAAAATCAGCAAGTTTTACTTTATATGGAGCAAACAACCAAAGAACTAGACCAGCTGATTCGCAAAATAGTAGATAAAGCTTACCATACTTAG
- the dusB gene encoding tRNA dihydrouridine synthase DusB has product MIQIGNISLPDFPLLLAPMEDVSDPPFRAVCKANGADLMYTEFISSEGLIRAAAKSRQKLDVFDYERPIGIQIFGSDIESMRESAVISAAAGPDLIDINYGCPVKNVACKGAGAALLRDVPKMVQMTEAIVKATTLPVTVKTRLGWDESTKNVTEVAERLQDIGIQALSIHGRTRVQMYKGEADWRLIAEVKNNPRIKIPIFGNGDIDTPQKALEYKNRYGVDGVMIGRSAIGYPWIFREIKHYVQTGEMLAPPTLEERIANCKLHFTRSLEWKGERQGIFEMRRHYANYFKGLPNFKPFRMRLVQTESPDDVYDILAEVAESELLLVVE; this is encoded by the coding sequence TTGATACAGATAGGAAACATTTCTCTGCCGGATTTTCCGCTTTTGCTTGCGCCCATGGAAGACGTGAGCGATCCGCCTTTCCGGGCCGTATGTAAAGCGAATGGTGCCGACCTGATGTACACCGAATTTATATCGTCGGAAGGTTTGATTCGGGCAGCAGCCAAGAGCCGGCAAAAACTGGATGTATTTGATTACGAACGCCCCATTGGTATTCAGATATTCGGCAGCGATATCGAATCTATGCGGGAGTCGGCGGTAATTTCGGCAGCGGCCGGCCCGGATTTAATTGATATTAATTACGGCTGTCCGGTTAAAAATGTAGCTTGTAAAGGTGCCGGAGCGGCTTTACTGCGCGATGTGCCCAAAATGGTGCAAATGACCGAAGCTATTGTAAAAGCCACTACCTTACCGGTAACAGTAAAAACCCGCCTAGGCTGGGACGAATCTACTAAAAATGTGACCGAAGTAGCTGAACGGTTACAGGATATTGGCATTCAGGCTTTATCTATACACGGCCGTACCCGAGTACAGATGTACAAAGGTGAAGCTGATTGGCGGTTGATTGCCGAAGTAAAAAATAACCCGCGCATTAAAATTCCAATTTTTGGTAACGGAGACATCGATACTCCTCAAAAAGCCCTCGAATATAAGAACCGCTACGGGGTGGATGGCGTAATGATTGGCCGCTCTGCTATTGGTTACCCCTGGATTTTCCGGGAAATAAAACACTACGTACAAACCGGCGAAATGCTGGCCCCACCCACGCTGGAAGAACGGATTGCTAATTGTAAACTGCATTTTACCCGCTCTTTAGAATGGAAAGGCGAACGCCAGGGCATTTTTGAAATGCGCCGGCATTACGCTAATTATTTTAAGGGTTTGCCCAACTTTAAGCCCTTCCGGATGCGGCTGGTACAAACGGAGTCACCGGATGATGTTTATGATATTTTAGCGGAAGTAGCTGAATCAGAATTATTATTAGTTGTCGAATAA